Part of the Paenibacillus sp. YPG26 genome, TCTCATCACGTTGAATGTAAGAGATCATTTGGCTTGTACCCATCATTTTCTGGTCACGTGCCAGGTTATAGAAGAAGGCAAATGTACTGTAGAAGAAAATTCCCTCCAGAATCAGGTCAGCTACAAGGGCCTCGAAGAACGTCTGCGGTGTAGCTTCATCACGGAAGTTCTGATAAATATCCGAGATGAATTTGTTGCGTTCCAGTAGAACCGGATCATGCTTCCAATATTCAAAAATCTCCTTCTGCTCCTGTTCAGACACGATGGAGGACAGCACATAAGAATAAGACTGGTTATGAACAACCTCCTGCTGACCGATGATCGCGGAGATCGCTTCCAGCGACGAATCGGTGAAGTAGCGCTTCACGTCGCCCACGAACATGGTCTGCATGGAGTCCAGCACCGCCAGCAGGGAGATGTTGATCTTGAACGTCCGCTGCTCTTCGCTGTCCAGGCGTGCGAATTGCTGCGCATCCTTGGACATTGGAATCTCATCTGCGATCCAGTGGTTCAGAAGGAGCACTTTATACAGCTTATACATATGAGGCATCCGGATGTCGTTCCAGTTCAGAATCCCGGAACACTCTCCACCAATAACCTTAGTAGACCGGTTAGGTGCCTCTGTATTAAAAATCGTTTGCAA contains:
- a CDS encoding ribonucleotide-diphosphate reductase subunit beta, which produces MQLQTIFNTEAPNRSTKVIGGECSGILNWNDIRMPHMYKLYKVLLLNHWIADEIPMSKDAQQFARLDSEEQRTFKINISLLAVLDSMQTMFVGDVKRYFTDSSLEAISAIIGQQEVVHNQSYSYVLSSIVSEQEQKEIFEYWKHDPVLLERNKFISDIYQNFRDEATPQTFFEALVADLILEGIFFYSTFAFFYNLARDQKMMGTSQMISYIQRDENQHCYFFAEVFKQLLVDYPELNTKANMDWAYATINRAVELETNWAFYTLKEVRGIDLNELSDYIKYIANKRLTLMGLEKAYEGVDVNCMPWIKPFSDEALNATKTDFFEAKSRNYGKVGDDNGFDDL